The proteins below come from a single Dermatophilaceae bacterium Soc4.6 genomic window:
- a CDS encoding CHAT domain-containing protein, producing MIPLPPRPDTEGTDGDGDGDDHGAADLAETLLPLALSQPRLALTRATEILSSDPSPYDASVAHQAAGIVHRDAGDADAALAHLRRARRAARHCVPAATASREGDVLATYAQALQYAGRTGAALRAFAEAAALTPPRALHRLLLRRAHAEYRLGRFTDALANLDLALAGSQAQADRLWEARAHNNRAIVHLALGAFAEADRDAVVAEEQYRALGSLREATEARHNRAYAAMGAGDVPRALSLFEEVGAQYLALGAVPPELGMDRAEALLVAGLSVEAVTMTRGMLDAPRLSPLARAEALLLAARSLRQSGDPGAARVSATLAAHLFGSQRRPTWALRARLLGLQAERDELLVEPDAPRAAWSRVARASRRVAASLQDAGLPEAPVALLLHGQAAPLAGHHEEGRASLQAAARTRRSGPPLARVAGWYAAALLADARGERRALLHACRRGLDAVDEHRATFGDLELRALAGDHGLGLARLAVTDAVRAGRPREVLGWTERWRATALAGDVGLGADPALAADVAALRDVTRRLGSAQDEAGPSLAREQARLEAALRRRQRHRRGEGAASGPVDLATALTALSDASLLYLVEVDGSLLVLTARDGRVRSRVVGPAGRAGSEAAYATFALRRAAHGRPLDTVAAGHRLQTALLGEVGGVGERVVLVPPAALLSAPWSLLPALQGSVLTVAPSLSAWHRAQEATAPDGPVVLVTGPGLTTEQQEASLVGSSHAGVVTLDGGDATVERALAVLDGARLGHVAAHGHLRTDAPLFSAIDLADGPLMVHDLQRLVRPPGAMVLSACESAGMLAVTSDEALGLVSALLGMGTRSVVASVAAVNDRATVSVMAHVHAGAASGGTLAEGLRDARTDESASPVVRATTAAFTAFGA from the coding sequence GTGATACCTCTCCCGCCCCGACCCGACACCGAGGGCACCGACGGCGACGGCGACGGCGACGACCACGGCGCCGCCGACCTGGCCGAGACACTGCTTCCGCTCGCACTCTCGCAGCCCCGTCTCGCGCTGACAAGGGCCACGGAGATCCTGTCGAGCGACCCCTCGCCGTACGACGCCTCGGTGGCTCACCAGGCAGCGGGGATCGTCCACCGGGACGCAGGAGACGCCGACGCCGCGCTCGCCCACCTGCGGAGGGCCCGACGGGCCGCGCGCCACTGCGTGCCCGCGGCCACCGCGTCACGTGAGGGCGACGTCCTCGCGACGTACGCCCAGGCCCTCCAGTACGCCGGCAGGACCGGCGCTGCACTGCGCGCCTTCGCCGAGGCTGCCGCGTTGACCCCGCCCCGGGCGCTGCATCGCCTGCTGTTGCGCCGCGCCCACGCGGAGTACCGGCTGGGGCGCTTCACCGACGCCCTGGCCAACCTCGACCTCGCGCTCGCCGGCAGCCAGGCCCAGGCAGACCGCCTCTGGGAGGCGAGGGCCCACAACAACCGGGCCATCGTGCACCTCGCCCTCGGGGCCTTCGCCGAGGCCGACCGCGACGCGGTCGTCGCGGAGGAGCAGTACCGCGCACTCGGGTCCCTCCGCGAGGCCACCGAGGCCCGGCACAACCGGGCCTACGCGGCGATGGGTGCAGGGGACGTGCCGCGGGCGCTGTCGCTCTTCGAGGAGGTCGGGGCCCAGTACCTCGCCCTCGGGGCCGTCCCGCCCGAGCTCGGTATGGACCGGGCGGAGGCGCTGCTGGTCGCGGGGCTCTCGGTCGAGGCGGTCACGATGACGCGCGGCATGCTCGACGCCCCGCGGCTCTCACCCCTGGCTCGGGCGGAGGCCCTGCTCCTCGCCGCCCGCTCGCTGCGCCAGTCGGGCGACCCCGGGGCGGCGAGGGTCAGCGCCACCCTCGCGGCGCACCTCTTCGGGAGCCAGCGACGCCCCACCTGGGCGCTGCGGGCCCGCCTGCTCGGGCTGCAGGCCGAGCGCGACGAGCTGCTCGTCGAGCCGGACGCCCCGCGCGCCGCGTGGTCACGGGTCGCCCGGGCCTCGCGTCGGGTCGCGGCGTCGCTGCAGGACGCGGGGCTGCCCGAGGCACCCGTCGCGCTCCTGCTCCACGGGCAGGCCGCACCGCTCGCCGGGCACCACGAGGAGGGACGGGCCAGCCTGCAGGCTGCGGCCCGGACCCGGCGGAGCGGACCACCCCTCGCCCGTGTAGCCGGCTGGTACGCCGCCGCGCTCCTCGCCGACGCCCGGGGTGAGCGCCGGGCGCTGCTCCACGCCTGCCGCCGCGGCCTCGACGCCGTCGACGAGCACCGGGCGACCTTCGGCGACCTCGAGCTGCGGGCGCTCGCCGGTGACCACGGACTCGGTCTCGCCCGGCTCGCGGTCACCGACGCCGTGCGCGCGGGACGGCCGCGGGAGGTGCTCGGGTGGACCGAGCGGTGGCGGGCGACCGCCCTCGCGGGAGACGTCGGCCTGGGGGCCGACCCGGCTCTGGCGGCCGACGTCGCGGCCCTGCGCGACGTCACGAGACGGCTCGGCTCGGCCCAGGACGAGGCGGGCCCGTCCCTGGCCCGGGAGCAGGCTCGCCTCGAGGCCGCCCTACGACGTCGCCAGCGCCACCGCCGCGGTGAGGGCGCGGCGTCCGGACCTGTCGACCTCGCAACGGCGCTCACCGCCCTGAGCGACGCCAGCCTGCTCTACCTCGTCGAGGTCGACGGCTCCCTGCTCGTCCTCACCGCCCGCGACGGCAGGGTGCGCAGCCGGGTGGTGGGGCCGGCCGGCCGGGCCGGGTCGGAGGCGGCCTACGCGACCTTCGCCCTGCGCCGCGCCGCCCACGGGCGGCCCCTCGACACCGTCGCCGCCGGGCACCGGCTCCAGACCGCGCTGCTGGGTGAGGTCGGCGGGGTGGGTGAGCGGGTCGTCCTGGTGCCGCCGGCCGCCCTGCTCAGCGCACCGTGGAGCCTGCTCCCCGCCCTGCAGGGGTCGGTGCTCACGGTCGCGCCGTCGCTGTCGGCGTGGCACCGAGCCCAGGAGGCGACGGCACCCGACGGCCCGGTCGTGCTCGTCACCGGCCCCGGCCTGACCACCGAGCAGCAGGAGGCCTCGCTCGTCGGGAGCAGCCATGCGGGGGTGGTCACCCTCGACGGCGGTGACGCGACGGTGGAGCGGGCCCTGGCCGTGCTCGACGGTGCCCGCCTGGGTCACGTCGCGGCCCACGGGCACCTGCGCACCGACGCACCGCTCTTCTCCGCCATCGACCTCGCCGACGGACCCCTGATGGTGCACGACCTCCAGCGTCTGGTGCGGCCGCCGGGCGCCATGGTGCTCTCCGCCTGCGAGAGCGCCGGGATGCTCGCGGTGACCTCCGACGAGGCGCTGGGGCTGGTCAGCGCCCTGCTCGGGATGGGGACCCGGTCGGTCGTGGCCAGCGTGGCGGCGGTCAACGACCGGGCCACGGTGAGCGTGATGGCCCACGTGCACGCGGGCGCGGCCTCCGGCGGGACGCTCGCCGAGGGGCTGCGCGACGCCCGCACCGACGAGTCCGCGAGCCCCGTGGTGCGGGCGACCACGGCCGCCTTCACGGCTTTCGGCGCCTGA
- a CDS encoding sigma-70 family RNA polymerase sigma factor yields MPTDLPTDPPSLTTLVHAAAAGDQDAWDAIVERFSRLLWSVGRSFRLGEDDAADVVQTTWLKLLENLGHIQEPEALPGWLATTARREALRVVQRKGRDLTVRDDDLGAGLVDHRASELDLALLESERDAALWSGFTQLTQRCQQLLRVLMACDRPAYVEVADSLGMPIGSIGPTRMRCLGRLEKILGSSTYAFGPQPGGVA; encoded by the coding sequence GTGCCGACCGACCTGCCGACCGACCCGCCCTCGCTCACGACGCTCGTCCACGCTGCGGCCGCCGGTGACCAGGACGCCTGGGACGCCATCGTCGAGCGCTTCTCGCGCCTGCTGTGGAGCGTCGGCCGCTCCTTCCGGCTCGGGGAGGACGACGCCGCCGACGTCGTGCAGACGACGTGGCTCAAGCTGCTCGAGAACCTCGGCCACATCCAGGAGCCCGAGGCCCTGCCCGGGTGGCTGGCGACGACGGCCCGTCGGGAGGCCCTGCGGGTGGTGCAGCGCAAGGGTCGCGACCTGACCGTGCGCGACGACGACCTGGGGGCGGGGCTCGTGGACCACCGGGCCAGCGAGCTCGACCTCGCCCTGCTCGAGTCGGAGCGCGACGCCGCCCTGTGGTCCGGCTTCACCCAGCTCACGCAGCGGTGCCAGCAGCTGCTGCGGGTGCTGATGGCCTGCGACCGGCCTGCCTACGTCGAGGTCGCCGACTCGCTCGGCATGCCCATCGGCTCGATCGGCCCGACCCGGATGCGGTGCCTCGGCCGGCTCGAGAAGATCCTCGGCAGCTCCACCTATGCCTTCGGGCCCCAGCCGGGAGGGGTGGCGTGA
- a CDS encoding PadR family transcriptional regulator, with protein MARTARRADLLDFAVLGLLHESPMHGYELRKRLNTALGAFRALSYGSLYPCLRELLATGWVAEAAQQPGVAGSRRARIVYELTAAGKEHFASVAHDAGPSAWEDDGFDVHFAFFARTTAEVRLRILEGRRSRLEERLATIRETSARNRERADAYTAALQRHGEESAEREVRWLEELIHAERAVPPST; from the coding sequence ATGGCCCGCACCGCCCGCCGTGCCGACCTCCTCGACTTCGCGGTCCTCGGGCTGCTGCACGAGTCGCCGATGCACGGCTACGAGCTGCGCAAGCGGCTCAACACCGCCCTCGGCGCCTTCCGGGCTCTGTCCTACGGCTCGCTGTACCCCTGCCTGCGTGAGCTGCTCGCCACCGGCTGGGTGGCCGAGGCCGCGCAGCAGCCGGGGGTGGCGGGCAGCCGCCGCGCCCGGATCGTCTACGAGCTGACCGCCGCCGGAAAGGAGCACTTCGCCTCGGTCGCCCACGACGCCGGGCCGAGCGCCTGGGAGGACGACGGCTTCGACGTGCACTTCGCCTTCTTCGCCCGCACGACCGCCGAGGTGCGGCTGCGGATCCTCGAGGGACGGCGCTCGCGGCTCGAGGAGCGCCTGGCCACCATCCGCGAGACCTCCGCCCGCAACCGCGAGCGGGCCGACGCCTACACGGCCGCCCTCCAGCGGCACGGCGAGGAGTCGGCCGAGCGCGAGGTCCGCTGGCTCGAGGAGCTCATCCACGCCGAGCGCGCCGTCCCGCCCTCCACCTGA
- a CDS encoding CCA tRNA nucleotidyltransferase, with amino-acid sequence MQEQAVAGLAADLPLLRELGSLFATAGHELALVGGPVRDAFLGRSSADLDFTTDATPDQITAVTSGWADARWDVGRAFGTIGLRVGATQVEITTYRTDSYDRTSRKPEVAFGTSLTDDLVRRDFTVNAMALRLPSLEFVDEHGGLADLAAKVLRTPASPHESFADDPLRMMRAARFASQLGFAVAPDVQAAMTARADTLGMVSAERVRDELSKLLLSRSPREGLALLVDTGLAEVFLPELPALRLEVDEHHRHKDVYDHSLTVLEQAIELEGPRRVTGVAEPLEVSPPDLVLRLAALLHDVGKPATRRFEEGGGVSFHHHELVGAKLTAKRLRALRYDKDTITAVSRLVELHLRFHGYGTGEWTDSAVRRYVTDSGPLLARLHLLTRSDSTTRNQRKAARLSRAYDDLEVRIERLQAQEELAAVRPELDGNEIGALLGVPPGRVVGEAYRFLLALRLDEGLLGPEVAGQRLRAWYAARGE; translated from the coding sequence CTGCAGGAGCAGGCCGTCGCCGGCCTGGCCGCCGACCTGCCGCTGCTGCGTGAGCTCGGCAGCCTCTTCGCGACGGCCGGTCACGAGCTGGCTCTGGTCGGGGGCCCGGTGCGCGACGCCTTCCTCGGCCGCTCGAGCGCCGACCTCGACTTCACGACCGACGCGACCCCCGACCAGATCACCGCCGTCACCAGCGGGTGGGCCGACGCCCGGTGGGACGTCGGACGCGCGTTCGGCACGATCGGGCTGCGGGTGGGGGCCACCCAGGTCGAGATCACGACCTACCGCACCGACTCCTACGACCGCACCAGCCGCAAGCCGGAGGTCGCCTTCGGCACTTCGCTGACCGACGACCTCGTACGCCGTGACTTCACCGTCAACGCGATGGCCCTGCGCCTGCCGTCGCTGGAGTTCGTCGACGAGCACGGCGGCCTGGCCGACCTCGCCGCGAAGGTGCTGCGCACCCCGGCGTCGCCCCACGAGTCGTTTGCCGACGACCCTCTGCGGATGATGCGCGCGGCCCGCTTCGCCTCCCAGCTGGGCTTCGCCGTGGCGCCCGACGTGCAGGCGGCGATGACCGCGCGCGCCGACACCCTTGGCATGGTCTCGGCCGAGCGGGTGCGTGACGAGCTGTCGAAGCTGCTGCTCTCGCGCTCGCCGCGGGAGGGCCTGGCGCTGCTCGTCGACACCGGTCTCGCGGAGGTCTTCCTGCCCGAGCTGCCGGCCCTGCGCCTCGAGGTGGACGAGCACCACCGGCACAAGGACGTCTACGACCACTCGCTGACCGTGCTCGAGCAGGCCATCGAGCTCGAGGGGCCCCGTCGCGTGACCGGGGTGGCCGAGCCCCTCGAGGTGAGCCCCCCCGACCTGGTGCTGCGCCTCGCCGCGCTCCTGCACGACGTGGGCAAGCCGGCCACCCGCCGGTTCGAGGAGGGCGGCGGGGTCAGCTTCCACCACCACGAGCTGGTCGGGGCCAAGCTGACGGCGAAGCGGCTCCGGGCGCTGCGCTACGACAAGGACACCATCACGGCCGTGTCGCGCCTGGTCGAGCTGCACCTGCGCTTCCACGGCTACGGCACCGGAGAGTGGACCGACTCTGCCGTGCGCCGCTATGTCACCGACAGCGGCCCCCTGCTCGCCCGGCTGCACCTGCTCACCCGCTCCGACTCGACCACCCGCAACCAGCGGAAGGCTGCCCGGCTGTCGCGGGCCTACGACGACCTCGAGGTGCGCATCGAGCGACTCCAGGCCCAGGAGGAGCTGGCGGCCGTGCGCCCCGAGCTCGACGGCAACGAGATCGGCGCGCTGCTGGGTGTGCCACCCGGGCGGGTCGTGGGCGAGGCCTACCGCTTCCTGCTGGCCCTGCGCCTCGACGAGGGCCTGCTGGGCCCCGAGGTCGCGGGGCAGCGGCTGCGGGCCTGGTATGCCGCGCGGGGCGAGTGA
- a CDS encoding inositol-3-phosphate synthase, whose translation MGSIRVAIVGVGNCASSLVQGVEYYKDADPSAVVPGLMHVKFGDYHVSDVEFVAAFDVDAKKVGFDLSEAIVASENNTIKIADVPPTGVMVQRGVTNDGLGKYYRETIEESDAEPVDIVAALKAAQVDVLVSYLPVGSEVADKYYAQCAIDAGVAFVNALPVFIASDPVWAAKFEAAGVPIIGDDIKSQVGATITHRVMAKLFEDRGVTLDRTYQLNVGGNMDFKNMLERDRLESKKLSKTQAVTSNLTGPLAGLKSDRNVHIGPSDYVAWLDDRKWAYVRLEGRAFGDVPLNLEYKLEVWDSPNSAGIIIDAIRAAKIAKDRGIGGALLSASSYLMKSPPVQREDTEGRARLEAYIAGTEER comes from the coding sequence ATGGGATCCATTCGTGTCGCCATCGTCGGCGTCGGCAACTGCGCCAGCTCGCTGGTCCAGGGAGTCGAGTACTACAAGGACGCCGACCCCAGCGCGGTCGTGCCCGGCCTGATGCACGTGAAGTTCGGTGACTACCACGTCAGTGACGTCGAGTTCGTCGCCGCGTTCGACGTCGACGCCAAGAAGGTCGGCTTCGACCTCTCCGAGGCGATCGTCGCCAGCGAGAACAACACCATCAAGATCGCCGACGTGCCCCCGACCGGTGTCATGGTCCAGCGCGGCGTCACCAACGACGGCCTCGGCAAGTACTACCGCGAGACCATCGAGGAGTCCGACGCCGAGCCGGTCGACATCGTCGCCGCGCTCAAGGCCGCCCAGGTCGACGTGCTCGTCTCCTACCTGCCGGTGGGCTCCGAGGTCGCCGACAAGTACTACGCCCAGTGCGCCATCGACGCCGGCGTGGCCTTCGTCAACGCCCTGCCCGTCTTCATCGCCAGCGACCCCGTGTGGGCGGCGAAGTTCGAGGCGGCCGGCGTGCCGATCATCGGCGACGACATCAAGAGCCAGGTCGGCGCGACCATCACCCACCGCGTGATGGCCAAGCTCTTCGAGGACCGCGGCGTCACGCTCGACCGCACCTACCAGCTCAACGTCGGCGGCAACATGGACTTCAAGAACATGCTGGAGCGCGACCGCCTCGAGAGCAAGAAGCTGTCGAAGACGCAGGCCGTCACGAGCAACCTCACCGGCCCCCTCGCCGGCCTGAAGAGCGACCGCAACGTGCACATCGGCCCGAGCGACTACGTCGCGTGGCTCGACGACCGCAAGTGGGCCTACGTGCGCCTCGAGGGTCGCGCGTTCGGCGACGTGCCCCTCAACCTCGAGTACAAGCTCGAGGTCTGGGACTCCCCCAACTCGGCCGGCATCATCATCGACGCCATCCGGGCGGCCAAGATCGCCAAGGACCGCGGCATCGGCGGCGCCCTGCTCTCCGCCTCGTCCTACCTGATGAAGTCGCCGCCCGTGCAGCGCGAGGACACCGAGGGCCGGGCCAGGCTCGAGGCATACATCGCGGGCACCGAGGAGCGCTGA
- a CDS encoding carboxypeptidase regulatory-like domain-containing protein, with the protein MATGRSFGVHDADAELLARLGVLLDVVDPVPDDVIASSKALFSFRDLDAQLMQVVDGQGLESAVRGPSASRIHFFELGDVSLDVELAIRDPFAEVLGAVVLVSGEPVPAGWSVVLETTSASYSTGVEPDGRFALSRVPLGLVRFRMECGEQAPLTTPWVDAR; encoded by the coding sequence ATGGCGACCGGACGATCCTTCGGGGTGCACGACGCCGATGCCGAGCTGCTCGCGCGGCTCGGGGTGCTGCTCGACGTCGTCGACCCCGTCCCCGACGACGTCATCGCCTCGAGCAAGGCCCTCTTCTCCTTCCGCGACCTCGACGCCCAGCTGATGCAGGTGGTCGACGGGCAGGGTCTCGAGAGCGCGGTGCGGGGCCCGTCCGCCAGCCGCATCCACTTCTTCGAGCTGGGAGACGTGAGCCTCGACGTCGAGCTGGCCATCCGCGATCCCTTCGCCGAGGTGCTCGGCGCCGTCGTGCTCGTCTCCGGCGAGCCGGTCCCCGCTGGGTGGTCCGTCGTGCTGGAGACGACGTCGGCGTCGTACAGCACCGGCGTCGAGCCCGATGGGCGCTTCGCGCTCTCCCGGGTGCCCCTCGGCCTCGTCCGCTTCCGTATGGAGTGCGGCGAGCAGGCGCCGCTCACGACCCCCTGGGTCGACGCCCGCTGA
- a CDS encoding S8/S53 family peptidase, with the protein MSTHGGSRDVPPGDQPPWDPDGDMARQLRAIQAKELVGAFAAVGVSIGIGPDDDRPDEADYFYARGVVLVRDRDVERVRRLLGLEGDVPPKGTGQDDRRTPERGRGRAAGSAGLTRVELPAGTDTLRALDGIDRVLGEGVATPDHVVHVCPKASSCPATEPVPVPATAPLDPGPTTDERLGEGVRVVVVDTGLIADVAAKTPWLAGVTGDEEQQGAVGRYRGHGTFIAGVVRSMAPAAQVDVEGFLWVGGGILESDLVPALKRSLESMPDIISMSAGATTRHGHPLMSMEVFWERWLRHVKGTVLVCAAGNDGNRGPFWPAAFPWSVSVGALDADGSRARYSNFGSWVDVWARGSDVVTAYPDGDYTYEWPADPPRPQPGETATFDTGLASWSGTSFATPLVAGLVAARMSWSGESARDAATGLLRQSVRGARRGVGAVLGPGMADAP; encoded by the coding sequence ATGTCGACTCATGGTGGCAGCCGCGACGTCCCACCGGGTGACCAGCCGCCGTGGGACCCCGACGGCGATATGGCCAGGCAGCTGCGCGCGATCCAGGCGAAGGAGCTCGTCGGGGCCTTCGCCGCGGTCGGTGTGTCGATCGGGATCGGCCCGGACGACGACCGCCCCGACGAGGCGGACTACTTCTACGCCCGCGGGGTGGTGCTGGTGCGTGACCGCGACGTCGAGCGGGTGCGGCGCCTGCTGGGGCTCGAGGGCGACGTCCCGCCCAAGGGCACCGGTCAGGACGACCGGCGCACACCCGAGCGTGGGCGCGGGCGGGCCGCCGGGTCGGCGGGGCTGACGCGGGTCGAGCTCCCGGCCGGCACCGACACGCTGCGGGCACTCGACGGGATCGACCGGGTGCTCGGCGAAGGCGTCGCCACCCCCGACCACGTCGTGCACGTCTGCCCCAAGGCGAGCTCGTGCCCGGCCACGGAGCCGGTGCCCGTGCCAGCGACGGCGCCGCTCGACCCCGGGCCCACGACGGACGAGCGCCTCGGCGAGGGGGTGCGGGTCGTCGTCGTCGACACCGGGCTGATCGCCGACGTGGCCGCCAAGACCCCCTGGCTCGCCGGGGTCACCGGCGACGAGGAGCAGCAGGGCGCGGTGGGTCGCTACCGCGGGCACGGCACCTTCATCGCCGGGGTCGTGCGGTCGATGGCCCCCGCGGCCCAGGTCGACGTCGAGGGCTTCCTCTGGGTCGGTGGCGGCATCCTCGAGTCCGACCTCGTGCCCGCCCTCAAGCGCTCGCTCGAGTCGATGCCCGACATCATCAGCATGTCGGCTGGGGCGACGACTCGTCACGGGCACCCGCTGATGTCGATGGAGGTCTTCTGGGAGAGGTGGCTGCGGCATGTGAAGGGCACGGTGCTCGTGTGCGCGGCGGGCAACGACGGCAACCGGGGGCCCTTCTGGCCCGCGGCCTTCCCGTGGTCGGTGTCGGTGGGGGCGCTCGATGCCGACGGGTCACGCGCCCGCTACTCCAACTTCGGCTCGTGGGTCGACGTGTGGGCGCGCGGTTCCGACGTCGTCACCGCCTATCCCGACGGGGACTACACCTATGAGTGGCCGGCAGACCCTCCCCGCCCCCAGCCGGGCGAGACGGCCACGTTCGACACGGGCCTCGCGAGCTGGAGCGGCACCTCCTTCGCCACCCCCCTCGTCGCCGGTCTGGTGGCCGCGCGGATGTCGTGGTCGGGGGAGTCGGCCCGCGACGCGGCGACCGGCCTACTGCGACAGTCGGTGCGCGGCGCCCGCCGTGGTGTCGGGGCGGTGCTCGGGCCGGGGATGGCCGACGCGCCGTGA